A portion of the Musa acuminata AAA Group cultivar baxijiao chromosome BXJ1-1, Cavendish_Baxijiao_AAA, whole genome shotgun sequence genome contains these proteins:
- the LOC103996493 gene encoding ATP-dependent helicase BRM isoform X3, whose amino-acid sequence MQSGNGRNPAATPSSAASPSSSSSAVSAPNHLGFESIQQQQQAYRQEQQQNQQQRRKAEVDQSLLSYQSGGTYGVTGGTGFPISSGAVHPSQLPNKYSNIPQQPGALQLREESKNKGQDVGQQMQNSIHQAYFQFALQAAQQKAHGNSVVQQQGKMNMVGSSGRDQDIFMNRLKMQELMSLQAVNKSQMPMLNRPAEQFTHAEKQMEPGCTSTDQRIDQKPFLADGQLASANMVRPMQPLQLLQSQYSLQNLASNQLEMAQVQAMQAWAKEHNIDLSVPANLNLIAQVLPFWQSNRMSVMQKPTESNTTAQKSCLPSSKQLVMPSPVGSENSAHGNSTSDLSGQRGSIKCHQTVPSTSISNGGDTTGLNTNTLQMQQQVADYSRINQNERVVRPTIITSSCGLVNHLPNSCGSMNQPVDKSNAKNAFMGNELQQMQNLRPLQKINRSNILPTVPGNSTVGCQIPTESGFAQTPNHHVGFTKQQLYVLKAQILAFRRLKRGERSLPPEVLQAISDPPVDSQPQHWPVQSGTVNQDLMRIAKSNDNEHKRCVESNDQAEQSAPVNKGQIHLKEESITGEEKAALASQMQGATSLEKGSVCLGSIGKLEESNTTVKSEQEVERGSQNLSTDKVKAVPVDGAVPVPGQLKKPASTSSTAPLRDGVSRKYHGPLFDFPSFTRKHDSLGSSTTNNSTNLTLAYDVKDLLFEEGKIVLDKKRAEKLKKISRLLAINLDRKRIKPDLVIRLQIEERKTKLLDFQARLRDEVERQQQEIMAMPDRPYRKFVRQCEQQRLELIRQVQQLQKASREKQLKSTFQWRKKLLEAHWAIRDARTTRNRGIAKYHERMLKEFSKRKDEDRNKRMEALKNNDMDRYREMLLEQQTNISGDASQRYAVLSSFVSQTEEYLHKLGGKITAAKSHQEVEEAANVAAAAARAQGLSTEEVRAAAACAGEEVMIRNRFSEMNALKESSANKIVIVRYYNLAHAVTERVIRQPSMLRAGTLRDYQLVGLQWMLSLYNNKLNGILADEMGLGKTVQVMALIAYLMEFKTNYGPHLIIVPNAVLVNWKSELLNWLPSISCIFYVGGKDERSKLFSQEVCSVKFNVLVTTYEFIMYDRSKLSKIDWKYIIIDEAQRMKDRESVLARDLDRYRCQRRLLLTGTPLQNDLKELWSLLNLLLPEVFDNRRAFHDWFSKPFQKDGTPHNQEDEWLETEKKVIIIHRLHRILEPFMLRRRVEDVEGSLPRKVSVVLRCRMSAIQGAIYDWIKSTGTIRVDPEDEMRRVQKNPLYQVKMYKNLNNKCMELRKACNHPLLNYPYFSNYSKDFIVRSCGKLWILDRILIKLQRAGHRVLLFSTMTKLLDILEEYLQWRRLIYRRIDGTTSLEDREAAIVDFNHPDSDCFIFLLSIRAAGRGLNLQTADTVVIYDPDPNPQNEEQAVARAHRIGQKREVKVIYMEAVVDKTSSYQKEDELRNGVVGDSEDDLAGKDRYIGSIESLIRNNIQQYKIDMADEVINAGRFDQRTTHEERRMTLEMLLHDEERYQENVHNVPSLQEVNRLIARSKEEVGLFDQMDEDFDWTADMVKHNEVPVWLRASTGEVDAVAASLSKKPSKNILSVNIGLEPSANFSGSSPSKAERRGRPKGPTAQKYPIYQEQDDEDGEESDIDSEERNASEEDGEIGEFDDEESNGADMMLLNHKDQVVEGMDCDNGRYEFSRTMDGSQNVNKLEEAGSTGSSSGSRKLPQSETPSLSSQKFGSLSALDARPCLSSKKRSEELEEGEIAVSGNSHMDLQQSGSWLHDHDDGEDEQVLQPKIKRKRSMRIRPKYAAERNDERSSSERIFAQRSPRLPLHVDHDYGVPSRTENPEAFAEAGLGKNDTSSSLLKQRHNVPSRKISPLQKSGRLSYFCGSAEDENEYSRESWSSRANSSCGPTSVGAKMSDITQRKCKNVISKLQRKIHKDGNQIVPTLSDWWRRNGNSSLAIPLTARSSPLDLQIIERRVDNLDYNGVTDFIADVQLMLKSIVQHCNYTHEVKCEAEKLQGLFFEIMKIAFPDSDFREARNAVTFSSPRGAVMTKSPKPASSSKIKQQTPTSKLETMSFPDKALPHGVTPVDGEGTTKSTSSKHQKESRLVSGGWKEQTPECSQLLTHPGDLVICKKKRKEREKSAVKHRLGLASPSNLGRMGPISPPSSGCGGSAPSPTMNRSSSFPSQRDSRPAQQAKHPLSWRHREMQQLDDGNSGLHSIGDVQWAKPVKRMRTDTSKRRPSHT is encoded by the exons ATGCAATCCGGGAACGGCCGGAACCCGGCGGCCACGCCGTCATCCGCCGCgtcgccttcttcctcctcctccgcggtCTCCGCCCCGAACCATCTGGGCTTCGAATCaatccagcagcagcagcaggcttATAGGCAG GAGCAACAACAGAATCAGCAGCAGCGCAGGAAAGCTGAAGTTGATCAATCCCTTCTTAGCTATCAGTCTGGTGGTACATATGGAGTCACAGGCGGAACTGGTTTTCCAATATCTTCTGGTGCTGTACATCCGTCTCAGTTGCCTAATAAGTATAGTAACATACCTCAACAACCTGGTGCCCTTCAGCTTCGCGAGGAAAGCAAAAATAAAGGGCAGGATGTAGGACAGCAAATGCAGAACTCAATTCATCAAGCTTACTTTCAATTTGCTTTGCAAGCTGCTCAGCAAAAGGCTCATGGGAACTCAGTAGTGCAGCAGCAAGGTAAAATGAATATGGTCGGCTCATCTGGAAGGGATCAAGACATTTTTATGAACAGATTAAAGATGCAAGAACTTATGTCACTTCAGGCAGTTAATAAGTCCCAAATGCCTATGCTTAATAGACCAGCAGAACAGTTCACACATGCCGAGAAGCAGATGGAGCCAGGTTGTACTAGCACTGATCAAAGAATTGATCAAAAACCTTTCCTAGCAGATGGGCAGCTAGCTTCTGCTAACATGGTAAGACCGATGCAGCCATTGCAGTTGCTGCAATCTCAGTATAGTCTGCAGAATCTTGCAAGCAATCAGTTGGAGATGGCACAGGTGCAAGCGATGCAGGCATGGGCAAAGGAACATAATATTGATCTATCTGTTCCTGCTAATTTAAATTTGATTGCTCAAGTTCTGCCCTTCTGGCAGTCGAATAGAATGTCTGTTATGCAGAAGCCAACTGAATCTAACACAACTGCACAGAAATCTTGTTTGCCATCTTCAAAGCAACTGGTAATGCCATCACCAGTTGGCAGTGAAAATTCAGCACATGGGAACTCTACAAGTGATTTGTCTGGCCAGCGTGGCTCCATAAAATGTCATCAAACAGTCCCATCTACTTCAATCTCCAATGGCGGGGATACCACAGGCTTGAACACCAATACTTTGCAAATGCAGCAGCAGGTTGCTGATTATAGCAGGATCAACCAGAATGAGAGAGTTGTCAGACCCACAATTATAACTAGCAGTTGTGGGTTAGTTAACCATTTACCAAATTCATGTGGTAGCATGAACCAGCCGGTAGATAAGTCTAATGCAAAGAATGCTTTTATGGGGAATGAACTGCAGCAAATGCAGAATTTGAGGCCCTTGCAGAAGATAAATCGGTCCAATATATTACCTACAGTTCCTGGAAATAGTACTGTGGGTTGTCAAATTCCAACTGAAAGTGGATTTGCTCAGACACCAAACCATCATGTTGGATTTACAAAGCAGCAGCTTTATGTTCTAAAAGCTCAGATCTTAGCTTTTAGACGGTTGAAG CGTGGTGAAAGAAGTCTGCCACCTGAAGTTCTTCAAGCAATTTCAGATCCCCCAGTTGATTCTCAGCCACAACACTGGCCTGTTCAGTCTGGAACTGTTAACCAGGATTTGATGAGGATTGCCAAGAGCAATGATAATGAGCATAAGAGATGTGTGGAGTCTAATGATCAAGCAGAACAGTCTGCTCCTGTGAATAAAGGACAGATTCATCTGAAGGAGGAATCCATTACTGGagaagagaaagctgcacttGCCAGTCAAATGCAAGGTGCAACAAGTTTAGAAAAGGGATCTGTATGCTTGGGATCTATTGGCAAGTTAGAAGAAAGCAATACTACTGTTAAATCTGAGCAAGAGGTTGAAAGAGGAAGTCAAAATTTGTCCACTGATAAGGTAAAGGCCGTACCAGTGGATGGTGCAGTACCGGTTCCTGGGCAATTGAAAAAGCCTGCCTCAACAAGTAGCACAGCACCTCTCAGAGATGGTGTTTCAAGAAAGTACCATGGTCCACTTTTTGATTTCCCATCATTTACAAGGAAACATGATTCCTTGGGATCATCAACTACAAATAACTCTACTAATTTGACATTGGCTTATGATGTGAAAGATTTGCTGTTCGAGGAAGGTAAGATTGTTCTTGACAAGAAAAGGGCTGAGAAATTGAAGAAGATTAGTAGGTTACTTGCGATTAATTTAGATAGGAAAAGAATTAAGCCGGATCTTGTGATAAGGTTGCAAATTGAAGAGAGAAAAACTAAGCTTCTGGATTTTCAGGCTCGTCTCAGGGATGAAGTTGAACGCCAACAGCAGGAGATAATGGCAATGCCTGATAGACCATACCGCAAGTTTGTTAGGCAATGTGAACAGCAGCGATTGGAGCTAATAAGGCAAGTTCAGCAGCTGCAAAAGGCATCCAGAGAGAAACAATTGAAATCTACTTTTCAGTGGCGTAAGAAGCTCTTAGAGGCTCATTGGGCCATTCGTGATGCTCgtactacacgaaacagaggaatAGCAAAATATCATGAGAGGATGTTAAAGGAGTTTTCAAAGAGGAAGGATGAGGACAGAAATAAAAGAATGGAGGCATTGAAGAACAATGATATGGATAGATACCGTGAAATGTTACTGGAGCAGCAGACAAACATCTCAGGAGATGCATCTCAGCGTTATGctgttctttcttcctttgtgtcCCAGACAGAAGAGTACCTTCACAAGCTTGGGGGAAAAATTACAGCTGCAAAGAGCCATCAAGAGGTTGAAGAGGCAGCAAATGTTGCAGCCGCTGCTGCACGAGCTCAG GGTCTTTCAACAGAAGAAGtaagagcagcagcagcatgtGCAGGAGAGGAGGTAATGATAAGGAATAGGTTTTCTGAAATGAATGCTCTAAAGGAGAGTTCTGCTAACAA GATTGTAATTGTTAGGTATTATAATTTGGCTCATGCTGTGACCGAAAGAGTCATAAGGCAACCTTCAATGTTGCGAGCTGGGACATTAAGAGACTATCAGCTT GTTGGACTACAGTGGATGCTTTCCTTGTACAACAACAAGTTGAACGGAATATTAGCGGATGAGATGGGTCTTGGCAAGACAGTCCAG GTAATGGCATTGATTGCTTACCTGATGGAATTCAAAACTAACTATGGTCCACATTTAATTATAGTACCAAATGCTGTTTTAGTAAATTGGAAG AGTGAGCTGTTAAACTGGCTGCCTTCTATATCATGCATTTTTTATGTTGGTGGGAAGGATGAAAGATCAAAGCTTTTCTCTCAG GAAGTTTGTTCTGTCAAGTTTAATGTACTGGTAACAACATATGAATTTATTATGTATGATCGATCAAAGCTATCAAAAATTGATTGGAAGTACATAATCATTGATGAAGCACAAAGGATGAAGGATAGGGAATCCGTTTTGGCACGCGATCTTGATAGATATCGTTGCCAGAGAAGATTGCTGCTTACTGGTACCCCTTTACAG AACGATCTTAAGGAATTGTGGTCCCTTTTAAATCTACTTCTTCCAGAAGTTTTTGATAATCGCAGGGCATTTCATGATTGGTTCTCAAAGCCCTTTCAGAAAGATGGTACTCCACATAATCAGGAAGACGAGTGGCTTGAGACTGAGAAGAAGGTGATAATTATCCATCGGCTGCATCGGATTCTGGAACCTTTCATGCTAAGAAGACGTGTTGAGGATGTTGAAGGTTCACTTCCTCGAAAG GTCTCTGTTGTCCTAAGATGTCGAATGTCAGCTATTCAAGGTGCCATTTATGACTGGATTAAATCTACTGGTACTATTAGGGTAGATCCTGAGGATGAGATGCGCCGAGTTCAAAAGAATCCACTGTACCAGGTCAAAATGTACAAGAATCTTAACAATAAGTGTATGGAGTTGAGGAAAGCCTGCAATCATCCTTTGCTTAACTATCCTTATTTCAGTAACTATTCCAAGGACTTTATTGTTAGATCATGTGGGAAACTATGGATTCTTGATAGAATTCTCATAAAACTTCAGAGAGCAGGTCATCGCGTTCTTCTCTTTAGTACCATGactaaacttcttgatatattagaGGAATATTTGCAATGGCGGAGGCTTATATATAGACGAATAGATGGTACAACAAGCCTAGAAGATCGAGAAGCAGCAATTGTGGATTTTAACCATCCTGACTCTGATTGCTTTATCTTTTTGCTCAGCATTCGTGCTGCCGGAAGAGGTCTAAATCTCCAGACTGCAGATACAGTTGTGATATATGACCCAGATCCGAATCCTCAAAACGAAGAGCAGGCAGTGGCAAGAGCTCATCGGATTGGACAGAAGAGAGAGGTAAAGGTGATATACATGGAAGCTGTTGTGGATAAAACCTCTAGCTACCAAAAAGAAGATGAATTGAGGAATGGAGTCGTAGGAGATTCAGAGGATGATCTTGCTGGTAAAGATCGCTATATAGGGTCAATTGAGAGCCTTATACGTAACAACATCCAACAATATAAGATAGATATGGCCGATGAGGTCATAAATGCTGGTCGTTTTGATCAAAGAACCACGCATGAGGAAAGACGGATGACTTTGGAGATGCTACTTCATGATGAAGAGAGATATCAAGAGAATGTGCACAATGTTCCTTCTCTACAAGAAGTTAATCGTTTGATTGCTCGTAGCAAAGAGGAAGTTGGGTTGTTTGATCAAATGGATGAAGATTTTGATTGGACTGCAGATATGGTAAAACACAATGAAGTCCCAGTATGGCTTCGAGCTAGTACTGGAGAGGTAGATGCTGTTGCTGCTAGTTTATCAAAGAAGCCTTCGAAAAACATCTTATCAGTCAATATTGGACTGGAACCAAGTGCAAATTTTTCTGGGTCATCTCCCAGTAAAGCTGAAAGGAGGGGCCGCCCCAAGGGTCCAACTGCCCAAAAGTATCCAATCTATCAGGAACAGGATGATGAAGATGGTGAGGAATCAGATATTGACTCAGAGGAGAGGAATGCATCTGAAGAAGATGGAGAAATTGGAGAGTTCGACGACGAAGAGTCCAATGGTGCTGACATGATGCTACTAAACCACAAGGATCAAGTAGTTGAGGGAATGGATTGTGATAATGGCAGATATGAATTCTCACGAACAATGGATGGCAGCCAAAACGTTAATAAATTGGAAGAAGCTGGTTCCACAGGATCATCTTCTGGGAGTCGTAAATTGCCACAATCTGAAACTCCTTCCTTGTCTTCACAAAAGTTTGGATCACTTTCTGCTTTAGATGCCAGACCATGTCTATCTTCAAAAAAAAGG TCTGAGGAGCTAGAGGAAGGTGAAATTGCAGTATCAGGCAATTCCCACATGGATCTGCAACAATCAGGTAGCTGGCTTCATGACCATGATGATGGAGAGGATGAACAGGTTTTGCAACCAAAAATAAAGCGTAAACGGAGTATGCGGATTCGTCCAAAATATGCTGCAGAAAGAAATGATGAAAGATCTAGCAGTGAGAGGATTTTTGCCCAGCGCTCTCCAAGGCTGCCCTTGCATGTTGACCATGATTATGGTGTACCATCAAGGACTGAAAATCCTGAAGCATTTGCTGAGGCTGGTCTGGGAAAGAATGACACAAGTAGCTCACTATTGAAGCAGAGGCATAATGTACCATCAAGAAAAATTTCACCTCTGCAAAAGTCTGGAAGGCTAAGTTACTTTTGTGGGTCTGCAGAAGATGAAAATGAATATTCTAGGGAAAGTTGGAGCAGTAGGGCCAATAGCTCTTGCGGCCCAACCTCTGTGGGTGCAAAAATGTCTGACATTACACAACGAAAG TGCAAGAATGTCATTAGCAAGCTGCAGAGGAAAATACACAAGGATGGTAATCAAATCGTGCCAACATTGTCTGATTGGTGGAGAAGAAATGGGAATTCCAGTCTTGCTATTCCTCTCACTGCAAGGAGTAGCCCACTAGATCTTCAGATAATTGAACGGCGGGTCGACAACTTGGATTACAATGGTGTAACTGACTTTATAGCAGATGTGCAGTTGATGCTGAAAAGTATAGTTCAGCATTGCAACTATACTCATGAG GTGAAGTGTGAAGCAGAGAAGCTCCAAGGTCTGTTCTTCGAGATCATGAAGATTGCTTTTCCAGATTCAGATTTTCGAGAAGCCAGGAATGCAGTGACCTTCTCTAGTCCCAGAGGAGCTGTGATGACAAAATCCCCAAAACCAGCTTCCTCGAGCAAAATTAAGCAACAAACTCCAACAAGTAAGTTGGAGACCATGTCCTTTCCTGATAAGGCCTTACCCCATGGGGTTACTCCTGTGGATGGCGAAGGGACAACCAAGTCAACTTCTTCCAAGCACCAGAAGGAGTCCAGGTTGGTTTCTGGAGGTTGGAAAGAGCAGACACCTGAATGTTCACAATTACTGACGCATCCTGGTGATCTGGTCATCtgcaagaagaagagaaaagaaagagaaaaatctGCTGTCAAGCACAGATTAGGCCTCGCATCGCCATCCAACCTTGGTCGTATGGGCCCCATATCTCCACCCAGCTCAGGATGTGGGGGCTCTGCGCCATCTCCCACCATGAACAGAAGTTCCAGCTTTCCATCGCAGCGAGATTCACGTCCGGCTCAACAGGCAAAACATCCATTGAGCTGGCGGCATCGCGAGATGCAGCAGCTTGATGATGGGAACTCTGGGCTGCATAGCATAGGAGATGTACAATGGGCTAAGCCTGTAAAGAGAATGAGGACAGACACCAGTAAAAGGCGGCCGAGCCATACGTGA